A single window of Paenibacillus sp. FSL H8-0537 DNA harbors:
- a CDS encoding C40 family peptidase, producing MIKRNFFRSVIKLSLCASIGLTAFTFASGNQAHAATETSLQLIDSGKEFIGTPYKYGAPAGITYAFDCSSFTQYIFDAMGVSLPRSSSSQASIGTKVTKENLSVGDLVFFNTSGRGISHVAIYAGNNKILHSATSTGVTISSLGESYWHKRYVTARRVL from the coding sequence ATGATTAAGAGAAACTTTTTTCGCTCCGTCATCAAATTGAGCTTATGCGCAAGTATTGGTTTGACAGCCTTCACCTTCGCTTCCGGCAACCAGGCGCATGCCGCAACTGAAACTTCCCTACAATTAATTGACTCCGGCAAGGAGTTTATTGGAACCCCCTATAAATATGGAGCCCCAGCAGGCATTACATACGCTTTTGACTGCTCTTCCTTTACACAATACATATTCGATGCCATGGGTGTTTCCCTGCCACGCAGCTCATCCTCCCAAGCTTCCATTGGAACCAAAGTAACGAAGGAAAACCTTAGCGTTGGCGATCTTGTCTTCTTTAATACAAGCGGCAGAGGCATTAGCCATGTAGCTATTTATGCGGGCAATAACAAAATCTTGCACAGCGCTACTAGCACAGGCGTAACGATCAGCAGCCTTGGCGAATCCTACTGGCACAAGCGCTACGTGACAGCACGCCGCGTATTGTAA